A segment of the Cytophagia bacterium CHB2 genome:
AGTGATTCTGAAAGCTTTGATCTCAATGGTCTCACCCGCGTTGATGCCAACCGGCATAGCCGCGTCAATCTTCAAGCGCTCAGCGACAAAATCGCGATTGGCTTCAGGAATCACAAGCGTGATTTCGGGGTTGGCATTTATCAGAGGAATCAATGTTTCCGCATCGAGATGATCGGTATGATTGTGGCTGGAGGTGACGACATCGATAAAATCGAGCCGCGCCGGATCGATTACCAACTCCGTCAGGCGAACATGCGGGCGATCAGTGTTGGCGTATTTTTTGGTCAATGAATCAGAAAGATAGGGATCGAGCAAGAGATGACGGCCCTGCCAGTGCAGCAGAAAGCCGCTTTGGCCCAGCCACCAAAGATGAAACGATTCATGTTCTGCTGCAGCGCGCCGAATGTCGGCGAGAAAAGCATCGTCTTGCAAGAAAGGCTTGATCATAAGCACTTGTCCTCGGTTTTACTGCATTTATCCTGCGAAAGCGAACAGTTGCGCTTTGAAATTTTAGTTGCGCGCCAGCCACAATCTTAATACCATGCCTCATGGAATTTTCCATCATTATACCCGTTTTCGAAGAACGGGAAAAAATAGCAGCCGATATTCAGGCGGCTTGCGCTTTTTTGCAAAGCAATCATCTTGCGGGCGAAATCATTGTTGTCGACGACGGCAGCCGCGACGATACGGCGGCTGTCGCCAAGAGTATCACATGCGGCCCGGAAGTGAGATGCACGGTCATTCGTTATGAACAAAATCGCGGCAAAGGTTTCGCCATTCGCGCCGGCGTGGCCGCGGCGAGCGGCAAGTATCTCATGTTTGCCGATAGCGGTTTGTGCATACCGTATGAAAACGCATTAGTCGGATTGCGCATGATTCAGAACGGCGATTGTGATCTCGCGCATGGCTCGCGCAAACTCGCGGCCAGCAAGATTATCAAACCTCAAACATGGCTCCGGCGCTTCACCGC
Coding sequences within it:
- a CDS encoding MBL fold metallo-hydrolase; translation: MIKPFLQDDAFLADIRRAAAEHESFHLWWLGQSGFLLHWQGRHLLLDPYLSDSLTKKYANTDRPHVRLTELVIDPARLDFIDVVTSSHNHTDHLDAETLIPLINANPEITLVIPEANRDFVAERLKIDAAMPVGINAGETIEIKAFRITGVPAAHEELECDEQGRCKFMGFVIQCGPWTLYHSGDTVWRDEIVGRLKDFSIDVALLPINGRKGDPRIAGNLNSQEAVALARQIGARLVIPCHYEMFAFNTADPQEFAREAETQGQRYRVLKCGERCSPFPQKLS
- a CDS encoding glycosyltransferase, which encodes MEFSIIIPVFEEREKIAADIQAACAFLQSNHLAGEIIVVDDGSRDDTAAVAKSITCGPEVRCTVIRYEQNRGKGFAIRAGVAAASGKYLMFADSGLCIPYENALVGLRMIQNGDCDLAHGSRKLAASKIIKPQTWLRRFTAKIFRGLAVYWMRVPASLSDTQCGFKIYRGEVARELFGHCRTNGFMFDIEIILRARRKGYRIKEFPVEWTCDRDSRLSFTRSPKQIIRELKTIKQTLQKEHA